Genomic DNA from Sporosarcina sp. ANT_H38:
TTGTTGGTGAAAAGATTACTCGCGCAATTGAAAAAGCGACCGATCTTGGTATTCCAATGATTATTTTTTCAGCGAGTGGTGGTGCACGTATGCAAGAAGGCGTATTATCGCTCATGCAGATGGCAAAATCAAGTGTCGCGCTTAATCGTCATTCCAAAAAAGGACTGCTTTATATATCCGTTATGACGTATCCAACGACAGGCGGTGTAACGGCAAGTTTTGCATCAGTCGGCGATATTAATATCGCAGAACCTAAAGCACTTATCGGATTTGCAGGTAGACGCGTAATCGAGCAAACTGTTAGAGAAAAATTACCGGATGATTTCCAAACTGCGGAATTCTTGCTGGATCACGGCCAATTGGACGCAGTCGTTCACCGTGCGGACATGAAAGAAACCTTATCTAAGATCGTTCGACTTCACGTGAAGGGGGCTAACTGACATGAGTAAGACGTTGAAATTCGAAGAGCCGATTGTTAAGCTACGCGAGAAAATCGTGGATCTTGAAGAGTTCACGGCAAACAACTCAGTTGACCTTTCAGGTGAAATCGAAACGTTAAAAGTACGTTTGAAGAACTTGGAAGAAGAGATTTACGAGAACATGGAACCGTGGGACCGTGTTCAAGTTGCGAGGCACCCGGAACGCCCGACTACACTTGATTATATCGAAATACTATTTGAAGATTTCATGCAATTGCACGGGGATCGTGCTTATGGCGATGATGCTGCAATCATTGGAGGTATCGCTTCATTTGAAAAAACTCCGGTAACAATCATAGGTCATCAACGAGGTAGAGATACGAAAGAGAATGTGAAACGAAACTTTGGTATGCCTCATCCAGAAGGTTATCGGAAAGCTTTGCGACTTATGAAACAAGCGGAAAAATTTGATCGTCCAATCATATGTTTCATCGATACGAAAGGGGCTTATCCGGGTAAAGCTGCTGAAGAGCGCGGTCAAGCTGAAGCGATTGCCCGAAACCTAGTTGAAATGGCGGGACTTACAGTACCGGTCCTTTCAATTGTTATTGGTGAGGGAGGAAGCGGAGGGGCGTTAGGGCTTGGCGTTTCTAACCATATTCTCATGCTTGAGAATTCTTGGTATTC
This window encodes:
- the accD gene encoding acetyl-CoA carboxylase, carboxyltransferase subunit beta, which translates into the protein MIRDIFMKNRKKHMTTIPSVDAKNDVPEGIMTKCPECKNIILTKDLIKLMKVCPKCDHHLKMTAAERVACLFDEETFESIDDHLKTENPLNFPAYTEKIESDSRRTGLNEAVLTGTGKIDGLEIAVAIMDAHFRMGSMGSVVGEKITRAIEKATDLGIPMIIFSASGGARMQEGVLSLMQMAKSSVALNRHSKKGLLYISVMTYPTTGGVTASFASVGDINIAEPKALIGFAGRRVIEQTVREKLPDDFQTAEFLLDHGQLDAVVHRADMKETLSKIVRLHVKGAN
- a CDS encoding acetyl-CoA carboxylase carboxyltransferase subunit alpha; protein product: MSKTLKFEEPIVKLREKIVDLEEFTANNSVDLSGEIETLKVRLKNLEEEIYENMEPWDRVQVARHPERPTTLDYIEILFEDFMQLHGDRAYGDDAAIIGGIASFEKTPVTIIGHQRGRDTKENVKRNFGMPHPEGYRKALRLMKQAEKFDRPIICFIDTKGAYPGKAAEERGQAEAIARNLVEMAGLTVPVLSIVIGEGGSGGALGLGVSNHILMLENSWYSVISPEGAATILWKDASLAKQMAEAMKITAPHLKEMGIIDDIIPEVRGGAHRDSKAQAISIGNAIRTSLDELGTLDGKGLVDHRYDKFRRIGVFSE